The following nucleotide sequence is from Pseudanabaena sp. BC1403.
GTTCGTCGTGGATTTGTTTGAGGGTGGAGACTAGGGCTTTGTTGTTGTATTCTCTGTCTTTGTCGGTGAAGTCTTCGCCTTTGCGGAGTTTTTCGAGGAGGTTATACATTCCTGTTATCGTGATTTCGGTATGTTGGGCTTGGACTTGTTTGCGATGGCGATCGAGTCTTTCGCCTAGTTGTCGGATTTTTTCTTTTTGTTCTATTGTTGAATCTGGGAAAGGAAAAGGATCGAAGCAAATTGATTTTACATATACAGGTGTTGGTCCAAGTTGTGCGCCACGAGCTAATGCCCAACAGATATGAGTAGAACTTGAAAGAATTCCAAGATGGTAAGCATCGTCAATAGCTATTACTATTAATTTGTGATCTGGGCGAACATCAGATGACACAAAAAAGAAGTTTCTATATTTACTGACTTCTAACGTAACAATATAGCGCTCCAATTTTTGAATTGCGGCTCGCATTTCAGTCTTATCACGACCAAAACGCCACCATTTTTTTCTACTTCCAGAATCTCGGCTTTCGTCTCGTTGAGGCTTTACATACTCAAGCAAATGTTGAAAAGCTAAAGGTGCTTTACGTTGAGCTTGTGACTCATCAAGTGGATAAAAATCTATTACCCAATCAGTTAAGACTCCATTTATCAAGTCTCGTCCTGATAAGAAAGGATGACATACATCTGGTTCGATTTGGTTGCGTTTAGATTCATCAACAAGAAATCCTTTGCCAAAAAGAACTAACCCAACCGAGCAAATAGAAGCGTTAGCCTGTAAAGACTTCGCTTGATCAAGTTTTGCACCTCCACGAAGATTTGAATGTATAAACCCAACATTCTGATATTCAAAAGTTAAATTCGCTGTGTCCTCATCCTGTCTCTCCTCACGAATAACTCGAACAAGAGTTGGTTGTTGCCCTTCTCTTTTTCCAACAATAGTCATAGCTATTCTTACAGCCGCACTTCCCTCTGTATCAACCCAAGGATGATCAGGTATTGCCCATAAAATTTCATATTCAGAATCATCTTTAATATTTTCAGAAATAACTTGTCTATTCAATATCTGAGTAATACTATTAGTCGTGATGAAACCGAATCGCTTTAATTTCTTCTGTTTGATTATGTTTATCGCATGAAACCACCAGTACATAACAAAATCTGCACCATCTGGCATCTGTGGATAAGCCTTAAACAAACACTCTAAATATTCATCTCCAAGTGCTGTTCTTCGTCTCGATTTCCCAATAAAAGGAGGATTAGAAACGATGTAATCAGCCTCTTGCCACACCGCAGGACGCGGATTAATGTAGCGATAGATGGGAACCTGATCCGATGGATCAGGCACATCCTCACCCGTCACAGGATGCCTCATCGTCCGCCCACCCCAACGACTCCGCACCTTACCCGACTTCGCATCCACATCAAGCTCCCGCCCATCATAAGCCAACACCGCATCCCGAAACTCGATATTATGAAAATCCTGCAAAATTGGCTCAGGCGGCGGCGTAGTGCCATAGCGCTTAAAATGCCACTGCAAATAACCAATCCAAATCACTAACTCCGCGATCGCCGCCGCCCTTGGATTGATTTCAATACCCAAAAACTGCGAAGGATTCACCTGCTTCCGTCCCGCCAACCGTGGATCGAACTCCTCCAATAAATCCGTAGTAACTTTGCCCAACACATCCAAAAGCCGCATCTGCACCTCCTGCTCCAACGTCTTGATTAAATCCAACGTCACATACAAGAAATTGCCCGAACCGCAAGCAGGATCAAGAATCTGCACCCCTTGCAAACGCTCCAAAAACGCCCGAATCTCTACCGCCGTCTTATCCCTTTGCGCCTTCGTTGGTTCCTCCTGACCATCCTTCAGCACCAAAAGCCGATTAACTTCTGTTTCAACCAAAAGCCACTCCTCCCGCAAAGGTTCCATCACCACAGGACGCACCAACCGCTCCACATACGATCGCGGCGTATAATGCGCCCCCAACCGACTGCGCTCTTTCTTTTCTAGCGCCCGTTCCAACAAAGTCCCAAAAATCGCAGGTTCTACCTCGCGCCAATCCTTTTGCGCCGCCTCATACAACACCTCTAGCTGCTCCCTCGGTAAATCAAAGGCGATCGCATTCGCAAAGAAACTCCCATTAAACTGCGGAATCGCATCAAAATTGAACTTCCCACCCGTATTCATCACCTTCCACAGATCCTCAATCTCCGACTTAAATCGGCTCGGCTCAGGAATCCAACGCTCCTTTAAAGCCCTCGTAAAAATCTCCCCCTGTAACAACCGCACATCCTCCGCAAACATCGTAAAAATGCAGCGCATCAAAAAATTCGCCACCTCCTGCGGCTCCTTGCCCTGCTCCTCTAGCCACTTCGCCAACCTCGCCAAAGTCCCCGCCACCTCTCGCGTCACCCGTGCCCGATACTTCTCAGGATTCAAACTTTGCGGATCGCTAAAAATCGCCACAAAGCGATCGAACACCTTCTCATCCAATAGGCGATCAATCGTAATTACCTCTCTCGCCCCATAGCCGCCATAGTTGCCACTAAAGCTCATCCATAGCTCAAAATGCGAACCAATATCACAAGTCATCAAAAACGGTGGCTTGTTAGTTAAAAACAACGTATAGCTCTGAGCCTGATAGAAAGCCTTCTCCATCATTCTCGAATAGCCATCTGTTCCTCGCCTCGGCGTACTTTGCTTAGTACTATTACTCCCCTGCTTTGCCTCGATTAAAAAATATCCCTCTTTATGGAAATCAATAAAATTGGAAGTTTCTTTCCGATCCTTATGAAAAACCGTAATCTCCTTATCAAAACAAAAAGGATCGCCCTTTACTGTCCCCTTCGGAATCGGACGCGCCACCCCTAACGCCCCACACA
It contains:
- a CDS encoding DNA methyltransferase, with protein sequence MNDRDRTNIQGFLAKWQGSQGNERANYQTFFDDLCGALGVARPIPKGTVKGDPFCFDKEITVFHKDRKETSNFIDFHKEGYFLIEAKQGSNSTKQSTPRRGTDGYSRMMEKAFYQAQSYTLFLTNKPPFLMTCDIGSHFELWMSFSGNYGGYGAREVITIDRLLDEKVFDRFVAIFSDPQSLNPEKYRARVTREVAGTLARLAKWLEEQGKEPQEVANFLMRCIFTMFAEDVRLLQGEIFTRALKERWIPEPSRFKSEIEDLWKVMNTGGKFNFDAIPQFNGSFFANAIAFDLPREQLEVLYEAAQKDWREVEPAIFGTLLERALEKKERSRLGAHYTPRSYVERLVRPVVMEPLREEWLLVETEVNRLLVLKDGQEEPTKAQRDKTAVEIRAFLERLQGVQILDPACGSGNFLYVTLDLIKTLEQEVQMRLLDVLGKVTTDLLEEFDPRLAGRKQVNPSQFLGIEINPRAAAIAELVIWIGYLQWHFKRYGTTPPPEPILQDFHNIEFRDAVLAYDGRELDVDAKSGKVRSRWGGRTMRHPVTGEDVPDPSDQVPIYRYINPRPAVWQEADYIVSNPPFIGKSRRRTALGDEYLECLFKAYPQMPDGADFVMYWWFHAINIIKQKKLKRFGFITTNSITQILNRQVISENIKDDSEYEILWAIPDHPWVDTEGSAAVRIAMTIVGKREGQQPTLVRVIREERQDEDTANLTFEYQNVGFIHSNLRGGAKLDQAKSLQANASICSVGLVLFGKGFLVDESKRNQIEPDVCHPFLSGRDLINGVLTDWVIDFYPLDESQAQRKAPLAFQHLLEYVKPQRDESRDSGSRKKWWRFGRDKTEMRAAIQKLERYIVTLEVSKYRNFFFVSSDVRPDHKLIVIAIDDAYHLGILSSSTHICWALARGAQLGPTPVYVKSICFDPFPFPDSTIEQKEKIRQLGERLDRHRKQVQAQHTEITITGMYNLLEKLRKGEDFTDKDREYNNKALVSTLKQIHDELDNAVLEAYGWEDLILSSHSSQLGGRDLSSPPSQGGVRGGSLPQSEEIYPPQSPLERGEVKDITEIILDRLVTLNAQRAEEERNGHIRWLRPEYQAPNEVRTQTIIEGVGESEEIAIAPAEVKTFPKQPKDQLAAIRDLLRTSNNPWTIAQIAAQFKNGGRYKNAISENLERLEWFGILLCHQDGQIKYWQHLETQQAS